The Mesorhizobium sp. AR02 genomic interval GCAGGGCTATGATGATGAGCAAGCCGACAAAGGCCAGCCGATTGGCGGAAAAGCGCCGCCACGCGACATAGGCGCGGCCGAGCCTCGCCTGCATGCGCGAGGCCGGCCGCTCGCTGAGCAGCCAATCGCGCCGAGAGAGAGGGCGGGCATCGGAGGCGGTCATGACGATGCCTCTTGAGGCTGTCGACCCCCACTCCGGTCTGCTTCGCAGACCACCTCTCCCCCGTTTGACGGGGGAGAGGAAAGGCGCCAAGCGTGCGGCCGGCCGGAGTGGGGGTGATTGGCCGCAGCCGAGCCCGAAAGTGGGATACCTCTGCTCATCTTACCTTCGTCCTCGGATCGAGCACGCGGTAAAGCAGGTCGGACAGAAGATTGATGCCGATGAACACCGAGCCGATGACGATGGTGCCGCCGAGCACGGCGTTCATGTCGGCGTTCTGCAGCGAGTTGGTGATGTAGAGGCCGATACCAGGCCAGGAGAAGACGGTCTCGGTCAACACCGAACCTTCGAGCAGCCCGGCATAGGAGAGCGCGATCACGGTGACCATCGGCACGGCGGCGTTGCGCAGCGCGTGGCCCCAGATGATGCGGGTTTCCGACAGGCCCTTGGCGCGCGCGGCGACGATGTATTCCTGGGCCAATTCGTTGAGCATGAACGAGCGCGTCATGCGGCTGATATAGGCGAGCGAGAAATAGCCGAGCAGCGAGGCCGGCAGGATGATGTGCCGGAAGGCGTCCCAGAAGACGTCCCACTGTCCCTGCATCGCAGAGTCGAGCAGATAGAAGCCGGTGATCGGCGTGAAGGTGTATTCGTAGACGACGTCGAGCCGGGCCGGGAAAGCCACCCATTTCAGCTTGGCATAGAACAGCACAAGGCCAAGCAGGCCGAGCCAGAAGATCGGCACGGAATAGCCGATCAGACCGATGACGCGCACGATCTGGTCGATGAGGCTGCCGCGCTTGACCGCGGCCAGCACGCCAAGTGGTACGCCAAACAGTGCGCCGATCAGTGTCCCCAGTGTCGCCAGTTCCGTCGTTGCCGGAAGTGCGCGGCGGATGTCGGTCATGACCGGATTGGTGGTCAGCACCGAGGTGCCGAAATCACCGTTCAGGGCATTTTTCACATAGATGTAGAACTGCTCGACCAGTGGCAGGTCGAGACCCATTTCGCGGCGCGTGCGCTCGACGACATTGAGGGGCGCCCGATCACCGAGCACCGCCAGCACCGGATCGATCGGAATGACACGGCCGATGAAGAAGGTCACCGCGAGCAGACCGAGATAGGTCGTGACCGCGATGACCAGGAATCGGCCGACCGCCGAGAGAATAACGACTGCGCGGGCGCTGCCGCGCCCGCCCTCGTTTTCAACCGCGCTCATGCGGCGCGTCCGTGGGCGTTACTCTTTCGAGACCGGCCCGACGAAGTTGGTGTCGAAGCTCGGGCCGAGTGCAAAGCTCTTGAGGTTCTTGTGCAGGCCAGCCACTTCCAGCTGCTGATGGATGATGACGAAGGGGCTGGTGTCGAGAATCTTCTTCTGCAGATCCTTGTACATATCGGCGCGCTT includes:
- a CDS encoding ABC transporter permease; the protein is MSAVENEGGRGSARAVVILSAVGRFLVIAVTTYLGLLAVTFFIGRVIPIDPVLAVLGDRAPLNVVERTRREMGLDLPLVEQFYIYVKNALNGDFGTSVLTTNPVMTDIRRALPATTELATLGTLIGALFGVPLGVLAAVKRGSLIDQIVRVIGLIGYSVPIFWLGLLGLVLFYAKLKWVAFPARLDVVYEYTFTPITGFYLLDSAMQGQWDVFWDAFRHIILPASLLGYFSLAYISRMTRSFMLNELAQEYIVAARAKGLSETRIIWGHALRNAAVPMVTVIALSYAGLLEGSVLTETVFSWPGIGLYITNSLQNADMNAVLGGTIVIGSVFIGINLLSDLLYRVLDPRTKVR